Proteins from a genomic interval of Dryobates pubescens isolate bDryPub1 chromosome 7, bDryPub1.pri, whole genome shotgun sequence:
- the TSC22D1 gene encoding TSC22 domain family protein 1 isoform X4 yields MDLVKSHLMYAVREEVEVLKEQIKELIEKNSQLEQENTLLKTLASPEQLAQFQAQLQTGSPPSSSQSQGTTQQPAQPASQGSGPSA; encoded by the exons ATG GATTTGGTAAAGAGTCACTTGATGTATGCGGTAAGAGAGGAAGTGGAGGTTCTTAAAGAGCAAATCAAAGAGCTGATAGAGAAGAACTCCCAGCTGGAGCAAGAAAACACTCTGTTAAAAACACTTGCCAGCCCGGAGCAGCTTGCCCAGTTccaagcacagctgcagactggtTCCCCGCCTTCCTCTTCCCAGTCACAAGGGACAAcgcagcagcctgctcagccgGCATCACAGGGGTCAGGGCCTTCAGCGTAG
- the TSC22D1 gene encoding TSC22 domain family protein 1 isoform X3, whose translation MNAQCCRPVAMDLGVYQLRHFSISFLSSLLGTDNSSLRLDSSSSGASVVAIDNKIEQAMDLVKSHLMYAVREEVEVLKEQIKELIEKNSQLEQENTLLKTLASPEQLAQFQAQLQTGSPPSSSQSQGTTQQPAQPASQGSGPSA comes from the exons ATGAATGCCCAATGTTGTAGACCAGTGGCAATGGATCTAGGAGTTTATCAACTAAGACACTTCTCAATTTCTTTCTTATCGTCCTTGCTGGGTACCGACAACTCATCCCTGAGGCTCGACAGTAG CTCTTCTGGTGCAAGTGTGGTAGCTATCGACAACAAAATCGAGCAAGCGATG GATTTGGTAAAGAGTCACTTGATGTATGCGGTAAGAGAGGAAGTGGAGGTTCTTAAAGAGCAAATCAAAGAGCTGATAGAGAAGAACTCCCAGCTGGAGCAAGAAAACACTCTGTTAAAAACACTTGCCAGCCCGGAGCAGCTTGCCCAGTTccaagcacagctgcagactggtTCCCCGCCTTCCTCTTCCCAGTCACAAGGGACAAcgcagcagcctgctcagccgGCATCACAGGGGTCAGGGCCTTCAGCGTAG